AGAGTCGTTTTGAAGGCagcttagaaaatgaaaaaaggggCAGAAGGGGGAGGAACGACGTCACCGTCCAAGCCAAAGGAAAAGGCCGGGTTGAAGTGCGCATGGCGGGGGAAGAGCCCCTTATAAACCGATGCCTTTCAGGTCGCAGGGCAGGGTGGACTGGGTGGCCTGGGGGCTCTGGCAGCAGGGGAACTGGGCCCGGAAGCAGTCCCTGAGCTCCCTGTTGAAGAGGAAGCACACGACGGGATTGATGCCGGCCTGCGCGAAGGTCAGCCACACGGAGGCCGTCAGGTAGGCCTGGGGGACTGCGCCGGGCCGCACCAGGACCCGCAGGTAGCTGGCCACGACGTAGGGCCcccagaggagcaggaagagcaggGTGACGGCGTAGAACATCTTGCACAGCCTCTTCTCCGTCTTGAACTCCTCGAGCACGAGGAGGCGGCGCGCGCCGCGGCCCGCCCCTGCCGGCCGGATGCCCACGAGCGCGGGCGGCGTGGGCCCGCGGCCGAAGCCAGCCGTCCAATTGGCGGCCGCCTGGCCGGTGGCGCCGGGGCCGTGGAAGGTCCAGTCGTGGCTGACGGCGGGCACGAGGCGCGCGGGCCGCATCTTGCGGCGGTCGTGGATGAAGAAGAGCAGGCGGAGGTAGACGAGGTGCGTGGCGCCCACCACCacggccagcagcagcaggaagccgAGCGCGCCGGGGGCGCCGTCGGGCCGCTGCTCCAGGGCGCACGGCGCGTCCTCgtcgtcgccgccgccgccgtccaGCACGGGCGGGAAGGCCGCGGCCAGCGCCAGCGCCCAGGCGGCGCACACCAGCATGGCGGCGCACGGCCAGCCGGCCAGGCGCTCGGCGTAGAAGCGGTGGTGCGCGATGGCCAGGTAGCGGGTGACGCCCACGCCGAGCAGCAGGAAGGCGGCGTGGAAGCAGAAGAGCGCGGCCAGGAAGGCGAGCAGCTTGCAGCCCAGCGCGCCCGGCGGCGCCCCCGCGGCGGCCGCGGCCCGCCGCGCCGCCAGCATGACGGCCGGGAGGCAGGCGAGCGCGCGCAGCCCGTCGGCCAGGCACAGGTCGAGCAGCAGGTAGTACGGGGCGCGGTGCAGGCTGCGCTCCCGCACGATGAGCAGCGCGAACAGCACGTTGCCCGCCAGGCTCACGCACAGTAGTAGGCTGAGCGTGGCCAGCTTGAGTCCCAGGGCTGCcgcctcgccgccgccgccgccgccgccgccgcccggctcGCTGGCGTTCGCCATCGCGGCCTCCCCAGGCCCGGCGTCACGCTCCGCTTCGGGGCCGCCCCGGCCTCACCGCTCCGCAGGCCTGCCGGCCAGCGGGGCCACAGCTCCCCCGAGCGCGCGGGTCCCCGGCGAGCCCCCGGCCCGGCGGGGCTCAGCCTGCGCCCGGCTGACCCCTCCTCGGCTCCCCGAGCAGCCGCCGCGCCGCCATCTCAGGAATGGTGCGCGCAGGAGGCGACGGCCACTCCCTGCGCCTCAGGCACTGCGGGCCGGGCCGCCCGCAGCCCGGTGCATCCTCCTCCGTCTCCTCTTcctccgctgccgccgccgccgccgccgccgccgccgcgcctctgggctctgccccccgtcgccgccgccgccgccgccgccgccgccgccgccgcggagccccctcccctccgccgGAGCGCGCCGCGTGGCCGCCGCCGCCAGCCCCGCCGAGGCATCCCGCGCCGCCCGGgtcgggctgggctgggggcgccGCCGCCGCAGCTGCGGGGCCAGCAGGCGgccgggagggaggcagggcccaggaCGCGTGGTGGCGACAGGTCGCGTTTGGCCCCAGGTAACAGGGGTCCGGCGGCGGCGCCTGGCGCCCGCCCTGGGGTCATCATGGTGGCCGTGCGCGGGAGGAGGTGGCCTGGGATGGCAGGTCGGGAGGCCTCGGAGGGTGGGGGGGACAGGAGAATCTGAGACGAGTCTCTGCCCAGAAGCTAATAATAACAgtcgtcatcatcatcacaatCTTGTAACCTCCAGTATTCAGGTCAGCGCCGATGTGGGTGGCAGTGTTCTGGGGAGCTTTACCAGCATAATCTCTCTCAGTGTTCACAGTAACGACAAAGTTGGTCCTATCTTAAACCCACTTTATATCTGAGGGACCAGAGGCTTGGAGGTCAAGGGAGTTGAGAGCCGataagtggtagagctgagattCCAATTTCGCTCGGTGGGATTTCCAGGGCTGGACGCACAGCGACTCTGAAGCATACCCTGCTCTCTGCTTCATTCGTGGTCCCAGTGAAGACATCTGTTAGGGAAAAGAAATTCAGCATTATCTCTTTGGTACTTTGGAAGGTGAATCCTATGCCACCTTCCTCCCAGGCTGTCAGTTTTCTGAGTCAGCCTGAAAGGGCAGCCCCTGTTCTGATCCTGAGGCACACCAGATTCTCTCTGGGCTTTGAACGggctgttccctgtgcctggacCAGCCCCTCTGCAGGCTCCACACCCTCTGGGCCATTATTCTGATCAGTCTAGCTTACTCTGTATCACTGTCCATTCGTTTCCTTCTTAGCAGTTAAAATCTATCagtgaatgtatttattttactttatttctgtttaagaTCCTGTCCTTTCAACTATctctaagctccatgaaggcaaggGACCATATCTGGTTTTTTGTCCCACCATATCCCCAATGCCTGGCATGGAAAAGCCAGAATTAAGGAATATATTCTTTCTCAGGTACACTCACTGTTTTGCTTAGACTTATATAGAATATTGTTTATTGTCTGACTAATATGTGCATCGCAGGCACTTTGATGGACATTTCCAGGAGAACTCAAGATCACAGAAAGCCTTGTCAGGCTAAGGAGTCTGGATTTTAGTCTGTAGGCAGTAAGGAGCCCTTGAAGGTTTTGGAGGAAAGTgacatgattaaaaaaactacTAATGTGTTTCAGGAAAAGTATTTTGGCAGTAGTGTTTAAGAAGAATGACAGAGTCCGGAAGTCTAGTCCAGAGCCTTAGTCTACACTGCACAGAAATCACTGGAGTCCTGATTCAGTAGTTTGGAAGAGGCTGAAGACGCTGCCTTTCTAAAAAGTTCCTCGGTGACACTAGTTCCTCtggtctgcagaccacacttGCAGTAGCAAGAACCTTCGGGgcagtttttacattttgttaaacTCTAAGTAAGGGCCAACGAGGGCCTGACTTAGGACTGCTACGTGGCCAGGGACAATTGACTGACCAGGCAGGTCTACATATATTTGTTGACAGAAAAGAGAAGTAgattttggagggttttttggATTAGGAATTGGGTTTTGATAACAGTAGCTAAAAAGATGGACATCAGCTTATTTTCTCCATGAAACAAGCAGTCTGGGGATCAGTGGTTTTGGCATTGAATTATTGGTTGAAGGACTGAGTCTCTGAAAGTCATTTAGCCCTCCTCTCGTGATCAGGAGGCTGCTGACACCCCAGCCATTCTTTCTGCATTCcaggcaaaaagaagaaaaacaaaaaagcagtgtTGCTGCCCTCTAAGTAGGCCACCTCTGAAGAGTTTTCTAGAAGGCTGACATTGTTACAAACACATGTCATTGGCTACCACTGTCAGCAAAGGATATTGGGAAATggtttctttccttaattttttagAGCCAAGCACGTAGCCATGGAGAATGAGATCCTGCCTTGATGTGGACTTTAGCATTTGGGCTGCATCTGCCCAGAGGAAGGGATGCCATCTTTTaacgcacacacagacaccagcTGTAGTTCCTTTATGATAACATGAATGGCAGGCAGCCTGCGTatactgagcacttgctgtgttcCATGCCCTGTGCAGAATACTTGACATGTTACCTCGTTTAATCACTCTGAGAGCCACATGTGGTGGGTGCGGTTaccatctccattttgcagatgaggacggTGCGGTCAAGTAATTTGTTCAGGCCTTTGCCATAAGTAGGTGTGAAAGGTGGGCTCGCAAGGGAGAACGTCTGATTCTGGAGCCCACGCACATAACCACTTATACGTGTTGCCTCTTCATAGTAACTGCAAAGAAAGCTATTaagtttctaaaaagaaatgaaagctcacGTTCACAGAAGGATAGCCCTTTCAAAGAggggagagatttttaaaaccatgtaatccaacactttcattttataaactCATACGTGGCTGAGTGGGCAGTGGACTCCAGGTCATCTCACCCCTAGGTCAGTGCCCTTCTCACTTGGTTGAAATCTTAATATTATTTGTTCTAATGAACAGATGACTTCAcacaagtcactttacctcttgGAATCTCAAATGTTCCCATTTTCAGAATGAGAAATTGGACCAGATAATTTCCCAGGGTCCTCACCTCTGAAGTTCAGTTTGtatatgagaaaatgaaagttaaatgGCTGTATAATCTTGAATGAAGAGAGATTGATTCTTCAGATAAAGACCCCAAAGAAGAGATATTAGTTCCTTATAACTTagctttctctgtgttttttgttttttgtttttaaacttctctCTACAGCTCAATATACTTCTCTTTGGGATTTGAGATTTGGTTTAGTCATCTGCCCAGAATCACACAACAGAAGCAGCAATACGAAATACATAAATCATGCCTCTCACAGCATTGATAGGCCTGCTTCACTCACTGTCACCATTTTGTTCAGAAGattaatatttaaggaaaaactaTGAACATTTCATTGCCAGaatcaactttattttccttttattgtttctaGGAAGCTCCACACAAGAATTTAAAATAGGTTCTGAGGCACCGAGTTGAGTGCCAGTATCTCAAAGCAAAGCAGCTCTGTGGGATTTTCCCCTACaagaaaaatttcccttttgtttaTAACCAAATTCTTCCTTTTGCACGTAAATAGAAAAGTTGGAAATTTCTCCCCAAAATTAGCTATGTAACTTCTTTGCTGCACACATAGATGATGTGAATGAGAATGGAAATCTGCTATTTGGAAGACTGATTGACAGACCTTGAGAGGTTCAGTCAAGGCCACGGTTCCCATGATCACGGGAGCCCATTTGGC
This Camelus ferus isolate YT-003-E chromosome 17, BCGSAC_Cfer_1.0, whole genome shotgun sequence DNA region includes the following protein-coding sequences:
- the GPR27 gene encoding probable G-protein coupled receptor 27 is translated as MANASEPGGGGGGGGGEAAALGLKLATLSLLLCVSLAGNVLFALLIVRERSLHRAPYYLLLDLCLADGLRALACLPAVMLAARRAAAAAGAPPGALGCKLLAFLAALFCFHAAFLLLGVGVTRYLAIAHHRFYAERLAGWPCAAMLVCAAWALALAAAFPPVLDGGGGDDEDAPCALEQRPDGAPGALGFLLLLAVVVGATHLVYLRLLFFIHDRRKMRPARLVPAVSHDWTFHGPGATGQAAANWTAGFGRGPTPPALVGIRPAGAGRGARRLLVLEEFKTEKRLCKMFYAVTLLFLLLWGPYVVASYLRVLVRPGAVPQAYLTASVWLTFAQAGINPVVCFLFNRELRDCFRAQFPCCQSPQATQSTLPCDLKGIGL